From Bacteroidota bacterium, one genomic window encodes:
- the fabG gene encoding 3-oxoacyl-ACP reductase FabG, whose protein sequence is MKCALVTGGSRGIGRAICLKMASMGYFVLVNYKSNEEAAKQTLDMIKANGADGELLKFDVANKEEVKSELAGWIETHPEDLIEILVNNAGIKKDVLMMWMQDEDWDSVLGTSLDGFFYVTRLVLNGMLVKKFGRIINIVSLSGLKGLPGQTNYSAAKAGVIGATKALAQEVGRRGITVNAIAPGFIKTEMTEGLNEKDLKAMIPVHRFGEPEEVAHAVGFFASPEAAYITGEVLSINGGLYS, encoded by the coding sequence ATGAAATGTGCATTAGTGACAGGGGGCTCAAGAGGCATTGGAAGGGCTATTTGCCTGAAAATGGCTTCCATGGGTTATTTTGTACTTGTGAATTACAAGTCGAATGAAGAAGCCGCGAAGCAAACGCTTGACATGATCAAGGCAAACGGTGCTGATGGTGAACTTCTGAAGTTTGATGTCGCGAATAAGGAGGAAGTAAAAAGCGAGCTTGCCGGTTGGATTGAAACACATCCGGAGGATTTGATCGAAATCCTCGTCAACAATGCCGGGATCAAAAAAGATGTGTTGATGATGTGGATGCAGGACGAAGACTGGGACAGTGTGCTTGGTACGAGTCTGGATGGTTTCTTCTATGTCACCCGACTTGTCCTGAATGGAATGCTTGTAAAAAAATTCGGAAGAATTATCAATATCGTTTCGCTCTCCGGTCTGAAAGGATTGCCCGGACAAACAAATTACTCCGCCGCGAAAGCAGGAGTGATTGGAGCGACAAAAGCCCTTGCACAGGAAGTTGGAAGAAGAGGAATCACCGTGAACGCGATTGCTCCGGGTTTCATCAAAACAGAAATGACAGAAGGGCTCAACGAAAAAGATCTGAAAGCCATGATCCCCGTTCATCGTTTCGGCGAACCCGAAGAAGTTGCCCACGCCGTTGGCTTCTTCGCCTCACCCGAAGCAGCATATATCACGGGAGAAGTGCTTTCGATTAATGGGGGACTGTACTCTTAG
- a CDS encoding 3-hydroxyacyl-ACP dehydratase yields the protein MPQKNITDLIPQKFPFVMIDQLDFSDETTTRCSLTVRDENIFVVDGIFREPGMIENIAQTAAARVGYIAATQKQDVPVGFIGAIRNLEIFSLPHTGDVLQTEVKILNTVFDVTIISGSIRSQDKVLANCEMKIVLNPIKKD from the coding sequence TTGCCTCAAAAAAATATCACTGACCTGATTCCTCAGAAATTTCCGTTTGTCATGATTGATCAATTGGATTTTTCAGATGAAACTACAACGCGTTGCAGTCTGACTGTCAGAGATGAAAATATTTTTGTTGTGGATGGAATCTTCCGTGAACCAGGGATGATTGAAAATATCGCACAAACAGCAGCGGCACGTGTTGGCTACATCGCTGCCACTCAAAAGCAGGATGTTCCTGTTGGTTTCATCGGCGCAATTCGTAACCTGGAAATATTTTCCTTGCCACATACGGGCGATGTATTGCAGACAGAAGTAAAAATCCTGAATACTGTTTTTGATGTTACCATCATCTCAGGTAGCATCCGTAGTCAGGATAAAGTTCTCGCGAATTGTGAAATGAAAATAGTCCTTAACCCTATAAAAAAAGATTGA
- a CDS encoding acyl-CoA thioesterase, translated as MEKSSGRIIHPVKKSGLTERIEIHVRFNEADPLGIVWHGHYIRYFEDGREAFGQKYGLGYLDIYKQGYVVPVVSVECEYKRSLRYGDKMIIETTYLPCEAAKIIFKYTLYNAATKELVATGSTTQVFLDAEKSMLQLVNPSFFEEWKKMQSFS; from the coding sequence ATGGAGAAATCTTCCGGAAGAATAATTCATCCCGTAAAAAAATCCGGTCTCACCGAGCGGATTGAAATACATGTTCGCTTCAACGAGGCGGATCCGTTGGGTATTGTCTGGCATGGACATTACATCCGTTATTTTGAAGATGGGAGAGAAGCCTTTGGCCAAAAGTATGGTTTGGGTTATCTGGATATATACAAACAAGGTTATGTAGTTCCGGTCGTGAGTGTGGAGTGTGAATACAAACGCTCTTTGCGTTATGGTGACAAAATGATTATTGAGACGACCTATCTCCCTTGTGAGGCGGCGAAAATTATTTTTAAATACACATTATATAACGCGGCAACAAAGGAGTTGGTCGCAACCGGATCTACCACTCAGGTTTTCCTGGATGCGGAAAAATCAATGCTTCAGTTGGTGAACCCTTCGTTTTTTGAAGAGTGGAAAAAGATGCAATCGTTCAGTTAA
- a CDS encoding GNAT family N-acetyltransferase: MNIEFDDFVLRRLQVEDADIYFFFIDTNRDRIAKYFPVTVSANSDLNSTASFIAERVDAWEKREFSSFVICEKNSQKIIGSVFLKDIDWKVLKSEIGYFIDGEYSGKGIITKAVSFVVDYCFRELKLNKVYLRTAEDNLASIKVAEKTGFQLEGKLRQDFKTYDGKFIDVLYYGLLAE; this comes from the coding sequence ATGAATATTGAATTTGATGATTTTGTTTTAAGACGACTGCAAGTCGAGGATGCGGATATATATTTTTTCTTTATTGATACAAACAGAGATCGGATTGCAAAGTATTTTCCTGTGACGGTGAGTGCGAACAGTGATTTGAATTCTACTGCTTCATTTATTGCTGAGCGGGTTGATGCATGGGAAAAACGTGAGTTTTCTTCTTTTGTTATTTGTGAAAAGAATAGTCAAAAAATTATCGGTTCGGTATTTTTGAAAGACATTGACTGGAAAGTTTTGAAATCTGAAATCGGATATTTTATAGATGGGGAATATTCCGGCAAGGGAATTATCACAAAAGCGGTTTCATTCGTCGTCGATTATTGTTTCCGTGAATTGAAATTGAATAAAGTATATCTGCGTACAGCTGAAGATAACCTTGCGAGCATTAAAGTTGCAGAGAAAACAGGTTTCCAGCTCGAAGGAAAACTTCGGCAGGATTTTAAGACGTATGATGGAAAGTTTATTGATGTGCTTTATTATGGGTTGTTGGCGGAGTAG
- a CDS encoding beta-ketoacyl-[acyl-carrier-protein] synthase family protein, which produces MTRVVITGLGIYSCIGKNLDEVRDSLFKGKSGIILDQERKQFGYRSGLTGFVERPALKGLLDRRARIMLPEQGEYAYVATLEAMKNAGIDQDWIDQREVGIIYGNDSSAKPVVEATDIIRAKKDTMLVGSGSVFQTMNSTVTMNLSTIFKLKGINFTVSAACASGSHAIGLGYHFIKTGLQDCVICGGAQEINIFSMGNFDALSAFSIHESDPTKASRPFDRDRDGLIPSGGAATVILESLESAQKRGATILGEVIGYGFSSNGAHISNPTVDGPVRALRLALIDAGIDPRVIDYINAHATSTPAGDASEAEAISEVFGEAGTPVSSTKSMTGHECWMAGASEIVYSMLMMQHGFIAPNINFENPDEHSAKLNIIKTTTEKDINVFLSNSFGFGGTNSSLVVRKWKP; this is translated from the coding sequence ATGACCAGAGTAGTAATCACCGGCCTCGGAATCTACAGCTGTATCGGGAAAAATCTCGATGAGGTGAGGGATTCTTTGTTCAAGGGGAAGAGCGGGATAATTCTGGATCAGGAGCGTAAGCAATTTGGTTACCGTTCAGGATTGACAGGTTTTGTGGAGAGACCTGCATTGAAAGGATTGCTCGACCGTCGCGCACGGATCATGTTGCCAGAACAGGGTGAGTACGCTTATGTCGCTACTCTGGAAGCGATGAAAAACGCGGGTATCGATCAGGACTGGATTGATCAAAGGGAAGTTGGAATTATTTATGGCAACGATAGCTCCGCAAAACCTGTTGTTGAAGCGACAGACATTATCAGAGCAAAAAAAGATACCATGCTTGTTGGTTCCGGTTCTGTTTTTCAGACCATGAATTCAACAGTGACTATGAACCTCTCAACAATTTTCAAGTTGAAAGGAATAAATTTTACAGTGAGTGCGGCTTGTGCGAGTGGCAGTCATGCAATAGGGTTAGGATATCATTTTATCAAAACCGGTTTGCAGGATTGCGTGATTTGCGGAGGCGCTCAGGAGATCAATATTTTTTCCATGGGGAATTTCGATGCTTTGTCGGCATTCTCAATTCATGAATCAGATCCAACAAAAGCTTCCCGTCCATTTGACCGCGATCGCGATGGTCTGATCCCGAGTGGAGGTGCAGCAACAGTGATTCTCGAAAGTCTGGAATCGGCACAAAAGCGAGGCGCGACCATTCTTGGCGAAGTGATCGGTTATGGATTTTCATCCAATGGCGCCCATATTTCCAACCCGACGGTGGATGGTCCGGTTCGTGCCCTTCGTTTGGCCTTAATTGACGCGGGTATTGATCCTCGGGTTATTGATTACATCAATGCTCACGCAACTTCAACACCTGCAGGTGATGCCAGTGAAGCGGAGGCGATTTCTGAGGTATTTGGAGAGGCAGGAACACCTGTAAGTTCAACAAAATCAATGACCGGACACGAATGCTGGATGGCCGGAGCCAGTGAAATTGTGTACTCTATGCTCATGATGCAGCATGGTTTTATCGCGCCGAATATTAACTTTGAGAACCCGGACGAACATTCCGCGAAATTGAATATTATTAAAACGACGACTGAAAAGGATATAAATGTATTTTTATCCAATTCCTTTGGCTTCGGCGGGACGAATTCCTCGCTGGTCGTAAGGAAATGGAAACCATGA
- a CDS encoding lipid A biosynthesis acyltransferase, giving the protein MPSWQGKSKGTKTGYSIFVGILRRFGVFPAYFLLRFVAFYYFLFSFSSTRVIFSFFRKILRYSTISSVLNVYRNYFWFGQSLIDKIVLMSELPNKFTFDFDGEQYLREMVAGGKGGMLISAHVGNWEIAGFLLKRLDTRINIVMYDGEHQKIKEYISSVIGKRQVKIIVVKDDISHIYEINEALRNNEFVCMHADRFVEGNRIVNKEFLGKEAPFPFGPFVLATRLEVPVSFVFAMKESKLHYHFFASKPKMYFSKERKIATEEMLNDFVSELEQKVKHYPAQWYNYYDFWKA; this is encoded by the coding sequence ATGCCTTCCTGGCAGGGCAAATCAAAAGGAACAAAAACCGGTTACAGTATTTTTGTTGGGATTCTAAGACGATTTGGTGTTTTCCCCGCTTATTTCCTTCTCCGGTTTGTCGCCTTTTATTATTTTTTATTTTCCTTTTCTTCTACACGTGTCATCTTTTCTTTCTTCAGGAAAATCCTGAGATATAGTACCATTTCTTCCGTGCTGAATGTCTACAGGAATTATTTCTGGTTTGGACAAAGTCTCATCGACAAGATTGTGCTGATGTCGGAACTTCCCAATAAATTCACATTTGATTTCGATGGGGAACAGTATCTGCGAGAAATGGTGGCTGGAGGAAAAGGCGGAATGCTTATCAGCGCCCATGTGGGGAACTGGGAAATTGCCGGTTTCCTGCTCAAACGTCTCGATACCAGGATCAATATCGTCATGTACGACGGGGAACATCAGAAAATCAAGGAATACATTAGTTCAGTCATCGGAAAAAGACAGGTTAAAATCATTGTTGTGAAGGACGATATTTCGCATATTTATGAAATCAATGAGGCCTTACGGAATAACGAATTTGTATGCATGCATGCCGACCGCTTTGTTGAAGGGAACAGGATAGTTAATAAGGAATTTCTGGGAAAAGAGGCTCCTTTTCCTTTCGGTCCTTTTGTTCTGGCTACTCGTCTTGAAGTTCCTGTGAGTTTTGTGTTTGCGATGAAAGAAAGTAAATTACACTACCATTTTTTCGCAAGCAAACCGAAAATGTATTTTTCTAAAGAAAGGAAAATTGCTACCGAAGAAATGCTGAATGATTTTGTCTCGGAACTGGAACAAAAAGTAAAGCACTATCCCGCTCAATGGTATAACTATTACGATTTTTGGAAAGCATAA
- a CDS encoding AMP-binding protein, with protein MNYSTETSFLPAAEIRKIQEQKFLETFDYVREHSPFYKELFRSKNIAVDQIRSLADLSKLPTTSKTDMQHWNWDFLCVQREKIVEYTSTSGTLGSPVTVALTSNDLERLAFNEYGSFLCADGSAKDIYQLLLTLDRQFMAGIAYYAGLRKLGAGIIRLGPGAPAMQWENIKRLNPTAVVGVPSMLLKLIEFANEIGLDINSSSVKKAICIGENIRNPDFSLNKLGAKIQLAWNIQLYSTYASTEMQTAFTECKAGKGGHLQPDLILVELLDEDGNPVAEGEEGEVTITTLGVEGMPLLRYKTGDVCIAHTEPCSCGRNSMRLSPVLGRKQQMIKLKGTTMYPPALFDLLNGMEEIKDYVAEVFSNDIDTDEVVLHICPVHMGQELTQKIRADLQSRLRVIPQIRYVSEDEIRALQFPDGSRKAVKFRDHRRR; from the coding sequence ATGAACTATTCTACGGAAACATCTTTTTTACCTGCTGCGGAAATCAGAAAGATCCAGGAACAAAAATTCCTCGAAACATTTGATTATGTGCGTGAGCATTCTCCTTTTTATAAAGAATTGTTTCGATCCAAAAATATTGCTGTTGATCAGATTCGTTCGCTTGCTGATTTGTCAAAATTACCCACCACATCCAAGACAGACATGCAGCATTGGAACTGGGATTTTCTGTGTGTGCAGAGAGAGAAGATTGTGGAATACACTTCCACATCTGGAACACTGGGAAGTCCGGTTACTGTTGCTTTGACCAGCAATGACCTGGAGCGTCTTGCATTTAATGAGTATGGTTCATTTTTGTGTGCCGATGGAAGCGCGAAAGATATATATCAGCTGTTGCTCACTCTTGACAGACAATTCATGGCCGGGATCGCGTATTACGCGGGATTGCGTAAGCTTGGTGCAGGCATTATACGTCTTGGTCCGGGTGCGCCGGCGATGCAATGGGAGAATATCAAACGACTGAATCCGACTGCAGTGGTAGGCGTGCCTTCCATGCTTTTAAAACTGATCGAGTTCGCGAATGAAATTGGTCTCGATATCAATTCTTCCTCTGTGAAGAAAGCGATTTGTATCGGTGAGAATATCCGCAATCCGGATTTTTCTCTTAACAAACTCGGCGCGAAGATTCAGTTGGCATGGAACATACAGTTATATTCCACATACGCTTCTACAGAAATGCAAACGGCTTTCACCGAATGCAAAGCCGGCAAGGGCGGACATTTGCAACCCGATCTGATTCTCGTTGAATTGCTGGATGAAGATGGAAATCCAGTCGCTGAAGGTGAAGAAGGAGAAGTGACCATCACGACTTTGGGAGTAGAAGGCATGCCTTTGTTGCGATACAAAACAGGGGATGTCTGCATCGCGCATACGGAGCCCTGTTCCTGCGGAAGAAATTCCATGCGTTTGTCTCCGGTGTTGGGCAGAAAACAACAGATGATCAAACTGAAAGGAACGACGATGTATCCTCCCGCTTTGTTTGATCTGTTGAATGGAATGGAAGAGATCAAAGATTATGTCGCTGAAGTTTTTTCAAACGATATCGATACGGATGAAGTGGTGCTGCATATTTGTCCGGTTCACATGGGACAGGAACTCACGCAAAAAATCCGCGCCGATCTTCAATCGCGACTCCGTGTTATTCCACAGATCCGCTATGTGAGTGAAGATGAAATTCGTGCTTTGCAGTTCCCGGATGGAAGCAGGAAGGCGGTGAAGTTTAGGGATCACAGGCGTAGGTAG
- the acpS gene encoding holo-ACP synthase: MIFGTGIDVIEVERVRDRIASGNGFREYVFSAREIEYCETKANKYEHYAARFAAKEAFLKALGTGWTSNTFFHEIEVEQVGFVRPEIRLYGKTLETYNRVNPGKISLSLSHLKSIATAIVIIEQA; this comes from the coding sequence ATGATATTTGGTACAGGCATCGATGTAATAGAGGTGGAGCGGGTGAGAGACCGTATTGCTTCGGGAAATGGTTTCCGGGAGTATGTTTTCTCCGCGCGCGAAATCGAATATTGTGAAACGAAAGCCAACAAGTACGAACATTACGCGGCACGTTTTGCAGCCAAAGAAGCTTTTCTGAAAGCATTGGGAACAGGCTGGACAAGCAATACATTTTTTCATGAAATTGAAGTTGAACAAGTAGGCTTTGTGCGTCCTGAAATCAGACTCTATGGAAAAACACTGGAAACATACAATCGTGTGAATCCCGGAAAGATTTCTCTTTCTTTGTCACATCTGAAAAGCATCGCGACAGCAATTGTCATTATTGAACAGGCATGA
- a CDS encoding peptidase C45 codes for MHKKKWYRRWWFYVLAGIVLLLGSGIIYLYCVAIVYPPEIADKSALQLQRVEVSPGFYTIGNNWFRKSKSGLFEMYTEGKPFERGVINGKLSRELVVRQEDHFNAQIRKMIPSDFYLNFLKYFVAWFNRHLAENVTEEDKEEIYGISESASDQYQYIGSNYQRILNYHAAHDIGHALQSMALVGCTSFATWGPKSEGGTLIAGRNFDFYVGDAFAQDKIVAFEKPDQGYKFMTVTWGGFIGAVSGMNEKGLAVTINAAKSGIPSGSATPVSLVAREILQYAKNISEAYAIAGKRKMFVSESFLISSAEDHKAVILEKTPDSLGMYDPQKDFIICANHFQSDQLKGSLPNKLQMEESASPYRYERVQELLNAVDTNTVEKTVALLRDQRGLMNADLGMGNEKAVNQLIAHHSIVFEPEKRLVWVSTAPWQLGPYVAYDLNKIFSMHGLQTDHELVVDSLSIPADTFLATNAYRNFVLFRNLKMRMMDGMSVDPDSLVLLNPSYYHAYVLAGDYLFKKKEFVNARNFYEQALKREIATKKEENYIRAQIELCRKK; via the coding sequence ATGCATAAGAAGAAATGGTATAGAAGATGGTGGTTTTATGTCCTTGCGGGAATTGTTCTTCTGCTGGGATCGGGAATCATTTATCTCTATTGTGTCGCCATTGTTTATCCACCCGAGATCGCGGATAAAAGCGCTTTGCAATTGCAGCGTGTGGAAGTGAGTCCGGGATTTTACACCATCGGCAACAACTGGTTTCGCAAAAGCAAGAGTGGTTTGTTTGAGATGTATACGGAAGGGAAACCTTTTGAACGCGGCGTGATCAACGGGAAACTGAGCAGAGAACTGGTGGTGCGACAGGAGGATCATTTCAATGCGCAGATCCGGAAAATGATTCCGTCGGATTTCTATCTGAATTTCCTGAAATATTTTGTAGCCTGGTTCAACAGACATCTTGCTGAAAATGTAACGGAAGAAGACAAAGAAGAAATATACGGAATCTCGGAGTCGGCTTCGGATCAGTACCAATACATCGGATCTAACTACCAGCGTATACTAAATTATCACGCCGCTCACGATATTGGTCATGCATTGCAGAGTATGGCTTTGGTGGGATGTACTTCTTTCGCTACCTGGGGACCAAAATCTGAAGGCGGCACACTGATCGCCGGAAGGAATTTTGATTTTTATGTTGGCGATGCCTTTGCACAGGATAAAATTGTCGCGTTTGAAAAACCTGATCAGGGATACAAATTTATGACAGTCACCTGGGGCGGATTTATCGGGGCAGTTTCCGGGATGAATGAAAAAGGTCTGGCTGTGACCATTAACGCGGCGAAGTCGGGGATACCTTCAGGATCCGCGACACCGGTTTCACTGGTCGCACGCGAGATTTTGCAATACGCGAAAAATATCAGCGAGGCGTATGCCATCGCGGGTAAACGGAAAATGTTTGTCTCGGAATCCTTCCTGATTTCATCGGCTGAGGATCACAAAGCTGTGATTTTGGAGAAGACGCCCGATTCACTTGGGATGTATGATCCACAAAAGGATTTTATCATTTGCGCAAACCATTTTCAAAGTGATCAGCTGAAAGGTTCTTTGCCCAACAAATTGCAGATGGAAGAAAGCGCCTCACCTTATCGTTACGAAAGAGTGCAGGAATTGCTGAATGCTGTGGATACGAATACAGTCGAGAAAACTGTTGCTTTGCTGCGTGATCAGCGCGGACTGATGAATGCCGACCTCGGGATGGGCAATGAAAAAGCGGTGAATCAGTTGATCGCGCATCATTCCATTGTTTTTGAGCCGGAGAAACGACTGGTGTGGGTATCAACCGCGCCCTGGCAATTGGGCCCTTATGTCGCTTATGATCTCAACAAGATCTTCTCCATGCATGGTTTACAAACGGATCATGAATTGGTGGTGGATAGTCTGAGCATTCCGGCGGACACATTTTTAGCGACAAATGCTTATCGGAATTTTGTGCTTTTCCGTAATCTGAAAATGCGGATGATGGATGGAATGAGTGTGGATCCTGACAGTCTGGTTTTGCTGAATCCATCCTATTATCATGCTTATGTTCTGGCGGGAGATTATCTTTTCAAAAAGAAGGAATTTGTCAATGCCCGGAATTTTTATGAGCAGGCTTTGAAACGTGAAATTGCGACGAAGAAGGAAGAGAATTATATTCGTGCACAGATAGAGTTGTGTAGGAAAAAATAA
- a CDS encoding acyl carrier protein produces MKNEEIIEKINEFLVEEFEVEAEKITPDANLKETLGLDSLDYIDLVVVIESNFAFKVKPEDFVGIVTFQNFYDYVISKVNSKELI; encoded by the coding sequence ATGAAAAACGAAGAGATCATCGAAAAGATTAACGAATTCCTGGTGGAGGAATTCGAAGTGGAGGCGGAGAAAATTACCCCGGATGCGAACCTGAAAGAAACATTGGGCCTCGACAGCCTTGATTATATTGACCTTGTGGTGGTGATTGAAAGTAATTTTGCTTTTAAGGTAAAACCCGAAGATTTTGTCGGCATCGTGACCTTCCAGAATTTCTATGATTACGTCATCTCCAAGGTAAATTCAAAAGAATTGATCTGA
- a CDS encoding aromatic amino acid lyase, producing the protein MKANVQGELTLEVVKALLQKKATVTLDASAIQRVKDSFSFLKSFSKDKLIYGINTGLGPMAQYRISEEQSIPLQYNLIRSHCSGAGNYLEPLYVKAMMIARLNSFMLGHSGVHEDLPMLIRDLINLEIYPCIPEHGGVGASGDLVQLAHLALVLIGEGEVNYKGEIRQTADVFQECKLTPLSIRLREGLAILNGTSAMTGIGMVNLIQAKNLLDWAVILSAMTNEVVSAFDDHFSAELNEVKKHPGQNKIAALMRYILADSKMIRKRSDHLYNAASIEQDVFEDKVQEYYSLRCITQVLGPVYDTIAQAETTVVNEVNSVNDNPVIDHENQNVFHGGNFHGDYVSLEMDKLKIAITKLSMLSERQLNYLLNDKLNNKFPPFLNLGTLGFHFGMQGMQFTATSTVAENQTLSFPMYVHSIPNNNDNQDIVSMGCNAALMTKKVLDNALDVLTIQLMALVQAVDYLDCSSKLSSTTQQIYQDVRKIFPKFIEDKPKYLDLKRVRGLMEAL; encoded by the coding sequence ATGAAAGCAAATGTACAGGGAGAATTGACCCTTGAGGTGGTGAAGGCATTGTTGCAAAAGAAGGCAACGGTGACTTTGGATGCATCTGCAATTCAGAGAGTTAAGGATAGTTTTAGTTTTCTGAAATCATTTTCCAAAGACAAATTAATTTACGGAATCAATACCGGTTTAGGGCCCATGGCACAGTACCGGATTTCGGAAGAACAGAGTATTCCCTTACAGTACAACCTTATTCGCAGTCATTGTTCCGGTGCAGGCAATTATCTCGAGCCTTTGTATGTAAAAGCGATGATGATTGCCCGTTTGAATTCTTTCATGCTGGGACATTCCGGAGTGCATGAGGATTTGCCAATGTTGATCAGGGATCTGATCAATCTCGAAATTTATCCCTGTATCCCTGAACACGGTGGTGTTGGCGCAAGTGGTGACCTTGTGCAACTGGCGCATCTAGCATTGGTATTGATAGGAGAGGGAGAAGTGAATTACAAAGGAGAAATTCGCCAAACCGCTGATGTATTCCAAGAATGTAAGCTTACTCCTCTTAGTATTCGTTTGCGTGAAGGTCTTGCCATACTCAATGGCACTTCTGCGATGACAGGCATTGGCATGGTTAATTTGATCCAGGCAAAGAATCTCCTCGACTGGGCGGTGATCTTGTCGGCGATGACGAATGAAGTCGTTTCCGCATTCGACGATCATTTTTCCGCTGAACTGAACGAAGTGAAAAAACATCCCGGTCAGAATAAAATCGCGGCACTGATGCGCTATATTCTTGCCGACAGCAAGATGATCCGTAAGCGCAGCGATCATTTGTACAATGCGGCAAGTATCGAACAAGATGTATTCGAAGACAAGGTTCAGGAATATTATTCACTGCGATGTATCACACAGGTGCTTGGTCCGGTTTATGACACGATTGCACAGGCGGAAACTACTGTTGTAAATGAAGTGAATTCAGTCAATGATAATCCTGTAATTGATCATGAAAATCAGAATGTTTTTCATGGAGGAAATTTTCATGGAGATTATGTTTCTCTGGAGATGGATAAATTGAAAATTGCCATCACGAAATTGTCGATGCTTTCCGAACGACAGTTGAATTATTTGTTGAATGATAAATTGAATAATAAGTTTCCTCCATTTTTGAATCTGGGTACGCTCGGTTTTCATTTTGGAATGCAAGGCATGCAATTCACGGCAACTTCTACTGTCGCGGAGAACCAAACGCTTTCTTTTCCGATGTATGTACACAGTATTCCCAACAACAACGACAACCAGGACATCGTGAGCATGGGATGCAATGCCGCGTTGATGACTAAAAAGGTTCTCGACAATGCACTGGATGTATTGACTATTCAACTGATGGCTTTGGTTCAGGCCGTCGACTATCTGGATTGTTCTTCAAAACTCTCCTCTACGACCCAGCAAATCTATCAGGACGTCAGGAAGATTTTCCCGAAATTCATCGAAGACAAACCGAAGTATTTGGATTTGAAAAGGGTGAGGGGGTTGATGGAAGCGCTTTGA